CCACATCAGACTCGGTGAATGCGATTCGCTCACTCATGAGTCTACTAAAATAGCCTGCTAAAATAGCTATAAAGTTAGCTATAAAATCTCTCATAATTCATGTTTATCTAATTATCTAAATCTAAATTTAAGATTGGTAAAATTCAATATTGAAATCTCTTATAAAAGGTAGGCTCGGTGTATTTCAAAGAGCACTTCATAGCGCTAATATAGATAGGATGGCTCATGATCGCCAAAGATGTATAGTGTAATGCAATCATTACTTATGGAGAGAATCAAAGATATCTTCAAACTATAAACTATAAGCAATTGTGTGAAGGTTTTATAAGGAAATTTGTGATCTGAAAGGCTTAATTAGGAGTCTAAATTCGTAATTAAGAAGAAGAGGATCGGAGGATTATAAATCTCAGACCTATCGTTTGTAAGTTTGTAAAAGTAAGAACTTAGATAAATTTATCAATGAGTATATGAATATGAGAGGTGAATTGAGCTTAAACCATGATTACTTTCCTTCTCAAAATAAGTTACAATTACATCCTCCTTACAAAGGTGTTGATTCATGGATGTATTTATGGTCTATATTATAGGCATAGCCCTTTCATTTATGATTGCATGGAGCATAGGTGCGAATGATGCTGCCAACCCTACCGAGTGTGCGGTAGGGGCGGGTGTTATATCTATACGCAAGGCAGTCTATCTTTTTGCTGCTTTTACGGCTCTTGGAGCACTACTTCAAGGTTATATGGTAATGAAGACTTTGGATCGAGGTATAGTTCCTTACATCCCTGTCTCGGGAGCATTCATCATAACGCTCTCCGCAGTCATTTGGATCGGTTTATGTAGTTGGATAGGTATGCCAATCTCTACAACACATTCACTGGTAGGTGCCATAATCGGATATGGGATCGTTGCCTATGGTGTAGAGAAAATCAAGTGGGCTGTATTGGAAAAAGTATTTATCGCTATGATCGCATCACCGATCCTTTCATTGATCGTTGCAATAATTCTTTACTATATTTCGATTTCGATCTTTACAAGGTTATCATGGAGTATGCAAACTATAGATCGTGTAATCAAATGGTTATTGATAGGGGCGCTGTGTTTCTCCGCTTACTCTTTCGGTGCCAACGATGTAGCGAATGCAACGGGCGTATTCGTTACGGTAACGAAAGAAATCGGTAGAATTCCAGATAGCACGGCGATGTTCTTCATGGCTCTATTGGGCAGTATCGGAATTTTAATAGGCGGGTTGAGCTTAGGACCGAGGGTGATCAGAGTAGCAGGTATGAG
This DNA window, taken from Nitrososphaerales archaeon, encodes the following:
- a CDS encoding inorganic phosphate transporter, producing the protein MDVFMVYIIGIALSFMIAWSIGANDAANPTECAVGAGVISIRKAVYLFAAFTALGALLQGYMVMKTLDRGIVPYIPVSGAFIITLSAVIWIGLCSWIGMPISTTHSLVGAIIGYGIVAYGVEKIKWAVLEKVFIAMIASPILSLIVAIILYYISISIFTRLSWSMQTIDRVIKWLLIGALCFSAYSFGANDVANATGVFVTVTKEIGRIPDSTAMFFMALLGSIGILIGGLSLGPRVIRVAGMRTTRLVPITGFAAELSNATVIYLFTTLPYLIFGYGMPISTTQSSIGSIIGVGLVGGGGVDKMIVMKIVLAWALTLPTTIILSITLYITMIPFLSA